A region from the Mya arenaria isolate MELC-2E11 chromosome 2, ASM2691426v1 genome encodes:
- the LOC128243350 gene encoding uncharacterized protein LOC128243350, with protein sequence MAFGGSSIYKGSDLIHDYSCSKCDDNDFNTEAQHFCPECEHYLCDKCVRIHGEYFKKHAVYGRGDIKKWAGFSMDRCDQHGNKLEVHCDDHKNCVAMYACHSTTDFVAAFVICLNWPEDS encoded by the exons ATGGCGTTTGGAGGTTCATCTATTTACAAGGGATCTGACCTGATTCATGACTACAGTTGTTCCAAGTGTGACGACAATGACTTTAACACTGAAGCACAGCACTTCTGTCCAGAGTGTGAACACTATCTGTGTGATAAGTGTGTGAGGATACATGGCGAGTATTTCAAGAAGCATGCTGTGTATGGGCGTGGAGACATCAAGAAGTGGGCAGGGTTCTCCATGGACAGATGTGACCAACATGGCAACAAGCTGGAGGTCCACTGTGATGACCATAAAAACTGTGTTGCCATGTATGCGTGTCACTCAACCACCG ACTTTGTAGCAGCATTCGTCATTTGCCTGAACTGGCCAGAGGATTCCTGA